The Mycobacterium haemophilum DSM 44634 sequence CAGGTTGGCCGCGGCCGCCCCGCCAAGCATTACCGGCTGACCGCGGCGGGCCGGGCCAAGCTCGACCATGCCTACGACACCTTGGCGTCGGCGGCCATGCGACAACTGCGGGAAATCGGTGGGGAGGACGCGGTTCGCACGTTCGCCCGGCAGCGCATCGACGCGATCTTGGCCGATGTTGAGCCGGCCGGCGGCGCTGCCGATGTCGACGTTGAGGCAGCCGCCAACCGGGTCGCCAGTGCGTTGAGCGACGCCGGCTATGTCGCAACCACCACGCGGGTAGGCGGACCGATCCACGGAGTGGAGATCTGCCAGCATCATTGCCCGGTGTCCCATGTCGCCGAGGAATTCCCCGAATTGTGTGAAACCGAGCAGCAGGCTATTGCCGAGGTGCTCGGGACCCATGTGCAGCGGTTGGCGACGATCGTCAACGGAGATTGCGCCTGCACGACCCACGTGCCACTCACGCCGGTACCGAGCAAGACCTAACACCGCGGCGCTCAGCCCGCGCCACACCA is a genomic window containing:
- a CDS encoding helix-turn-helix transcriptional regulator; amino-acid sequence: MCDGPSVAPRVPLLDRSPELRHTGVVKIRSELGAAAVAAVPDGHTRRAVVRLLLESGSITAGEIGDRLGLSAAGVRRHLDVLIEAGDAESVAAAAWQQVGRGRPAKHYRLTAAGRAKLDHAYDTLASAAMRQLREIGGEDAVRTFARQRIDAILADVEPAGGAADVDVEAAANRVASALSDAGYVATTTRVGGPIHGVEICQHHCPVSHVAEEFPELCETEQQAIAEVLGTHVQRLATIVNGDCACTTHVPLTPVPSKT